From the genome of Haemophilus parainfluenzae:
ATCAATTCAGCGTCTTCCAACATTTGAATAGCATTGAGTACCGTATCGTAACGCACTCGATTTTTACCGTTCTTATCCCACGATACATAAGCCTGATTACACATATTAGCGATATGTTCGACGTTTGAGCGGACTTCAAAGAGATAATCGCTTGCCGGAGAAAAGTCACAGTACGTAATAAGCGTTGGCAACAAAACAGAAAGGACTTCCCGACGTTCCCGGCGGATAGTCTCACGCTGATATTTACTTAATCGTAAAGCGTTCAAGTAAGGATTCTTATTGAAATTATGGGTTTCACAACGTTGCAGGAAAAACCACGTTGTATAAGCAAATTCCCGGCTCTGGAGATTTTGAGTAAAGAAAGGAGTAAGATTGCGATGTTTTTTCTTCGCGGCCTTCTCATAGTTGACAGCTCGTTTTGATGACTTAAAGCCGAATGTTCTGTTGATTTTTTTACGTTTAATCTTCATTGTTGCTATTTCTTGTTAAGCAACATTTGAATCACGATTTTAAAGTACTCACAATGTAAAAATTTAGTTTAAAACTATTGCAAATAACATTCAGCCCAGTATAATACTAACTGATTTTATTAATCGTGTTTCAAACGTTGCTTTGGTAGAGTTCGTTAAAACACACTTCTTGAATAAGCACCTTTGCCGAGGTGCTTTTTCTTTTTCAGTTTCCTCTCGCCTCAAATCTCATTTCTTGAGCAGAAAGCAAGTTAATGCTCCCTATTCTACTCTTTATGCACAAAAAAGATCAAGAAAGATCTATTTTTTAAGTTAAAAAAACTCATTTTTATGGTATTTTATTATTGACCCATACCCACAAGAAGGATACAATGAGGACATATGACAGATTCAGATATTTCAATTAGAGTTCGCACAAGTAGGGCGCTGAAAAATCAAGCCGCTAAAGAACTACGAAAAATGGGATTAACCGTTTCTGACGCCATTAGGCTATATTTAAGCTATATAGCAAATGAAAAAAAATTACCAAATGAATTAACAAATTCTGCTGTATTGATAAGCATAGCGAAAGAAAGGAAGCTGTAATCCAAATAATCCTCTAGAAATTATCTGTTAAAGATGATTATAAACGCGGTTATAAAAACCGATCCGTTTTTGGAATTTTAGATATTAAATTTAGATAGGAGTTTAGTTGTTACATCCTCTTAGTTATACTTTATCTCTTTCGCGTTGCCTAAGAATTTAGATGAATATCGTTTTTCTACAATATATCCATAGCCTTTCATAAATACTCCTTTTTTCAAAACTTAACAATTATTGTTTTCTTGAGCCTTTCCATAGAGTTTCTTCAATACCTCAATCATAAATATATTTTTAGGGTATCTTAAGCTAGGATTGGATAACAACAAGATAACGCAAGCAAAAATAGACATTAAAGGGGTAAGGTTTCTGATTAGAAGAATTAGCTCATCTACATCTATTGCCTTTATAGGGTCATTTGTTATAAATGAAAAAAACAACATTACAAAAATAATGCTTAATGCAATACTAACTGATTTATAGGCTAGTCTTGTAAAATACAAAATATAGTGCCAAATTTGGAAAGCCCAATTACGCAAACTTTTCTTCTCATTTGCCAACATTTCCGCATATTCTTTTTCGCTTATAAAAACATCATAAGCATAGATAGGTTTAGCTTTAAACTCTCTTTCAGCTAAACTTATATTGATTTTTCTAATGCCTGTGATAGCTTCTTCTTGATCCATAAATCTTCTCCTATGTATGCAAAACTTAAAAAATCATCCCATAATTGCAAAGATAATAACTCATAGTGTCCTCTCCTGTTCCTTATTTAAGGAAATTTCAGGCTTTTTTTCGGCTATTTCCTTTTTTTTCGCAACTTCATAGGCAAGTTTAGGATAATCCTTTTGCCACTGCGGATAGATTACCTGTAATTCACGTTCTATCGAACGTTGTACGGAATCTTTGAGTAACCGGGTAATGGCTTGATAATCGCCCTTATCTGCCTTTGCTAGCGCGTTGTAATAGTTTTCCCTATCCGTCGGCTCAATAATGGCGATACTGTAACCGGCATTCATCAGTTCAAGATTCATAATTAAACGCCC
Proteins encoded in this window:
- a CDS encoding type II toxin-antitoxin system RelB/DinJ family antitoxin; the encoded protein is MTDSDISIRVRTSRALKNQAAKELRKMGLTVSDAIRLYLSYIANEKKLPNELTNSAVLISIAKERKL